The genomic region CTCTCTTATCTTTGATTCTTCTTGACAGGCGTTCCATAAGTATGTCATGATTAACTTTATCGAAAAACTTCTCCAAGTCCATATCTACGACCCAACGATTCCCTTCGTTAATGTATTCTTTTGCCTTTGAGATAGCCATATGTGCATGTCGGAATCCATAGCTACGCTCTGAGAAGGTTGGTTCGTAGATTTTGTTAAGCTCTCGTGCTATCGCCTGTTGTATCATTCGGTCTAGCACCGTAGGTATCCCTAGTAATCTTGTTCCTCCATCAGGTTTCGGTATTTCTACTCTCCTAACGGGGGAGGGAATATACTTTCCTTCTAGTAACCTTGTCTTTATATTCAGCCAATGATTGACGACAAATCCACGAAGTTCATCGTATCTCATGCCGTCAACACCATGACTTCCTTTATTGGCAATTACTCGTTTCATAGCCATTAACATATTATCTCTGGCTAGAATTCTATCGAGTAGGTCACTAGTATCAACTAATCTATCGTTTTCTCTTTCTCTCTTTGAGTTTCCAAGGACATCACTCAGCGCCCCTTGATTACCTCGAAGTTCCACTTCTACTTGCTCAAGGCGACCTAAATATTTAGTTGTCTGCTTTCTCTGTGATTGTTCTAAGTCTTTCAAAGTTGAAAACCTCCTAACGTTCAGTCCTTCACTTAAAGGTTCATGACCCTTTAGCTAATATGACCTCTGCTGACTTCTCATGATAAATCTTGTTTCAACCATGTTTCGAATTTCATCTTCACATGTCCATGAGACCTCCCCAGGTAAGAGCGTGCACTTTCACACCATGTAACCGCCACATTTACTCTTCAAGTTTCGGGTAGTTATTGGACTTTGGTTTGTTGCGCAACCTCATCCACTCGAATGAGCCTCGAATGTGATTCGTGTACCTCGGTTCGGTGCTTTGCCTCCAGCTTCCTTCAGATTCCACCTCACGATGGACACCCTTGCTCTTGGCTAACGGTTGGCACTACCAGCCCCCGTACTGGACTTTCACCAGCAAGTTCACGCCCATGCTGGGCGCACGCATAGAAAAGCGGCGAGTTGATTAAAATTTTCGCCGCTTTTTTATTCTACCTCTATGTCTTGTATGTAAACATTCACCCTAGATACCTTAATTTCTGTCATAGCTTCAATAGCAGCTTTTACTTTTTGTTGTACTTCCTTAACTACATCTGGTATCTTAACTCCATACTTTATAACAAGAGCTACGTTTATTGCTATTTGTGATTCTTCATTTTGAATTTTAACGCCTTTCTTAGTTGTGGTTTTTTTAGAGAAAACATCTACAATACCACCAGGTATACCTCCGCTAATAGACACTATCCCTTTAACTTCCGTAGCAATATGTCTTGCAATTGTCATAACAATATCATGGGATATTTTAATTCTACCACCATCACATGCTATCTCCATTGGATCAGTAGCCATTCTTCTCACTCCTCATTTAATTAATCTAACCAACCATAACATCTAAATTAGAACCATATCTTTCATAATTGCCTTTTTTGTAATTATTATACCTTAATGCCTGCTTTGGCCATGAGAAAAGTTGTCTTTCTAATTTAAGTTGTTTAGGCTCTAAATCTTTATTTACGTTATTAATTTGATCAATTTTATCTAAAATGGTTTCAATATCTAAAGAGGAAAATACATGTTTTTGAACAAAAACACTTTTATTTTTATCATATTTATATTTGCATAGTTTTAAATTATGTTTAAACTCTTCATAGTCATTGTTTAATACAATAGATTGTTTTAAACTGTTCATTAAATTAGCTCTTTCATAGGCAATCTTAGGCGTATATTCTTCATTTGGTACAGACTCTTTTTTATAAACCGAACCCATAATCGATGAAAAATCAGTATGTTTTCTAGATCCTATTCTTTCCTTATTTTTATTATCATACTGTCCTTTTACTACCTTAGTGTTTATCAATTCATAAATAGGCAGAGCAGTCACCAAAAAATATCACCCCTTTAGCTAATTACAGTACTATTATATCATATATACTTAACATATTTTAAGGTTTTTACCAATACATAGCATATTTTTTAATATAAAAAAACCTTACCATATTTATTATGATAAGGTTATAACAAACCTTTTTTAGTTACCACAGCAACCGCCACTTTTATTGCATCCATTCTTTTGATTATTGCAACCACAACCCGATTGTTCATCTATATCTGCAAATAGATTTACATCCTCAAGTAAAAATATTTTTTCCATATCTTTATTAAAAAAGACTACTTCACATATAGAATTACTACAAAAGTAATAGCTTTCATCAATGATCAAATGCTTTAACTCTTCTCTTACAATCTTCCTTAATGGTTTATTTTTCGCTTCATTTGAATCACTTTTACATAGTGGACATTTTATATTTTCTAAACTCATATTTACTCCTTTATACTGTAATTTTACTTTCTAGTCTGCTTTGATATAAAATTCAAAACTGCTTTATGAGCATCCTCTGGCACTTCAATGTTTTCTACCAACTTTTCCATCGGACACTTATCATTACCTTCTCTATTTATTATATATGGCACAACTCTATTTGACTCTACCCTTACGCCGTTTTTTTGCAAAATTTCTTTAGCACAATCACTTAGGGTATGGGCATAAACCTCTTTTATACCTCCATAAATACATAATAAAGCGGCTGCTTTTCCAATTATTTTATCCGCAAGAATTGCCCCTTTAATCTCTTCTCTATATTCTGCTAATGCAACCATAATTGGTTTTAAGCCTTTTTCTTTTGAGGTCATTATTATTTTTCCATCCTTATATATTACCAAAGAATAAGCCTCTTTTATTAGTAAATCCTTAGCTATGTTAAACTCAGTCATCCCTTGCCTCCTCCAATTTAAATAGAATCCAAATTTAATCCTATTAGTCTTATTATATCAAATAATTTTTTTTTGTCACTAATATTAAATGGAGCCTAAAAGGCTCCAACTATAATACTATTTAATTTTTATTCTAAATGGCGCTTTTATTGTTTTAGGATAATTCGTAAGTTTAAAAGTTATTTTCCTTCCAAGACCTTCAACCCTATCAAACCTATTATATATAGTATAAATATGTTTTCCTTCAGTACTAGTTGCAGATGATCCACTATTACGTGGTGTATACTCAACTCCACGCTCATCAGTAAATGTATGAGAAAGCTCTACTCCTATAAATCTATTCATTTGATCTACTGGCACTTCATACTCATATTTTACCTCTATACCAATGGTATTATCTATAATATTCTCAACAAGATTCGATAGTTCAAATCTACCATCAGGCTGCTCTATAATTATTTGATCTTCTAAATCAATAACTACTTTATTTTTTGATTTATCTAACGCCCTTAAGGTACTCCCTTCTAAATATAATTCTTTTGGGTGCTTAAAGAAGTTACTTTGTAAATAAAGTCTTATTCCATCCTCTCCTATATAGGATGCTGTTATACCATTTGTTATACTCGAAAATTCATTACCACTTTTATCAACTATTCTTAAGTCCTCAAAGCCATATATTTTCATTGTGTTTTTTTCATCATAACTTATACCAATCTCAGTCCTAGAGGGATAAATTGAGACTCTCTGAACAATAAATTTTTGACCTTCAACCCATACTTCTTTTTTAAGCTCGTATACTTCTTTTAGGTTCTCATATTTTTCTGTATCCACATTAAAGTTAATTTTAAATAATCCATTAACCTCTCTATCCCAAAGAGGTTTATGAACACTACTGAAGTAGCTATCTATATCATTTATATTTCTCTCTACCATCTCTTTGTTTTTTTCATTAATTACTAAATTACATATCATAGTAAGATTATTGGTTATTTTTGTCTCTTCATTAAAACTTATATCAATCGTCCCCTTAAAACTTTTATTTTCTTGTTCAAAAATGGGTGGTGAATAAACAAATCCAGCCCTTAGATGTTCCCCACTACCATTTAAGAACTCAATTTCATGTAAATAAATATCTGCATTTTCCTCCTGCGTTTGAATGTTATAAAAAACTATCATTCTAGACTCATCTATTACTACTCCTTCGACTGTAAGCTTTGTGCCATCATGTTCATCAGAGACATTAATAACTTGTATAAAATCGTTTTCCAAAGCTGCTTGAATTCCTTTATCATAATTAAAAAAATTCATAAAATAGCCTATTCCAGGGATTCTACTTGCGAAATCTGCAAAAGCAGGAGATATTACAATAGAAGTAATAAATATAATTATTAATAAAGATGCAGCTAAAGAAATCATCTTTCTTGTTTTTACATTATTTTCAGAAAATTGACCTTTTTTTATACCCTTAATAATAAAATCATCTAAATTTTGGGGAATTTCAATATTATCATAGTTTTCTTTTAACTTATATAACTTTTTCTCTTCATCATGAAACATCAATGACCACCCTCCTTTATGATTGTTCTTAATTCGTTCAGTGCTTTGTTTAGCCAAGTTTTCACTGTACCTTCAGGACATTCTAGTATTAAAGCTATATCCTGTATCCTTAAGTCCTCGAAGTACTTTAGTATAATTATGTCTCGATACTTTGGTAACAATTTGTCAATAGCCCATTCCATATCTAATCTATCATTATTCATTTCCTGGGAAATTTCTTTGTCATTCAACATAGGAAGACATTTTTTTTGCCTTTTTAATTCGTCAAAACAATAATTAATTAATATCCTAACTAACCATGTTTTAAAGAATTGAGGTTCTTTAAGTTTTTTTAACTTAGTATAAGCCCTATATGTAGTTTCTTGTATTGCCTCTAGGGAATCTTCTTCATTTTTTAAATAGGTATACGCTATTCTATATAGCTTAACTTTATTTAGTTTCATAAGTTCATAAAAAGCATTGTCATCACCTTCTTGAGAAGCAATTACTAAATCTTCAAATTCCAAAGTTCCCACCTCATTTTTTCATCGCCATTTCAATATCTTATTTATTAGACTATGTCAAATACAATAAAGTTTTGCTATTTATAAAATATATTAAAAAAGAATAGAATGCAAATCACTCTATTCTTCCTTATATATTATATTCTCTCTTTTGGTCTATATCTTGTATGCAGCAGCTCATGGGCTAGCTTTCCATATGGTTGTCCTAAATAGTTTTCATAAAGCTCTAAAATCTCTTTATTTTTGTGGGATTGTCTTACTTTTTTGTTTTTATCTTCTTTATATAAGGCCTCTTGTCTTTTCTTTATTACATCCTCATTGCCATGATGGAAAGGTTGTCCACCACCACCTATACAGCCCCCTGGACATGCCATAATTTCAATAGCATGATATTTCGATTTTCCACTTCTAATTTCCTCAAGTAATTGTCTTGCATTCCCTAAGCCATGGGCAATACCAATTCTAATTTCCTCACCATTTATTGGAATAGCTGCCTCTCTTATGCCTTCCAATCCTCTTAATTGTTTAAATTCTACTTTTTTCAATTCTTCACCAGTTAACCACTCATAAGCAGTCCTCATAGTTGCTTCAATAACTCCACCAGTTGTACCGAAGATTACAGAGGCTCCTGAGGTTTCTCCTAATGGATGATCAAAGTCTTCATCTTGAAGCTTATCAAAATCTATACCAGCCTCTTTTATCATTGCTGCTAATTCTCTAGTGGTAATTACTATATCTACATTATTAACATCATCTATAGAAAGCTCTGTTCTTGCAGCCTCTGCCTTTTTAGCTATACAAGGCATTATCGACACAACAGTAACTTTACTTGGCTCTATATTTAGTTTTTTTGCTAAAAATGTATTAGCAATGGTTCCAAACATAATGTGAGGTGATTTGCATGTTGAAGGTACATCAACTAGATCAGGAAACTGATGCTC from Serpentinicella alkaliphila harbors:
- a CDS encoding DUF1893 domain-containing protein: MTEFNIAKDLLIKEAYSLVIYKDGKIIMTSKEKGLKPIMVALAEYREEIKGAILADKIIGKAAALLCIYGGIKEVYAHTLSDCAKEILQKNGVRVESNRVVPYIINREGNDKCPMEKLVENIEVPEDAHKAVLNFISKQTRK
- a CDS encoding sigma-70 family RNA polymerase sigma factor, with amino-acid sequence MEFEDLVIASQEGDDNAFYELMKLNKVKLYRIAYTYLKNEEDSLEAIQETTYRAYTKLKKLKEPQFFKTWLVRILINYCFDELKRQKKCLPMLNDKEISQEMNNDRLDMEWAIDKLLPKYRDIIILKYFEDLRIQDIALILECPEGTVKTWLNKALNELRTIIKEGGH
- a CDS encoding DUF4179 domain-containing protein, with the translated sequence MFHDEEKKLYKLKENYDNIEIPQNLDDFIIKGIKKGQFSENNVKTRKMISLAASLLIIIFITSIVISPAFADFASRIPGIGYFMNFFNYDKGIQAALENDFIQVINVSDEHDGTKLTVEGVVIDESRMIVFYNIQTQEENADIYLHEIEFLNGSGEHLRAGFVYSPPIFEQENKSFKGTIDISFNEETKITNNLTMICNLVINEKNKEMVERNINDIDSYFSSVHKPLWDREVNGLFKINFNVDTEKYENLKEVYELKKEVWVEGQKFIVQRVSIYPSRTEIGISYDEKNTMKIYGFEDLRIVDKSGNEFSSITNGITASYIGEDGIRLYLQSNFFKHPKELYLEGSTLRALDKSKNKVVIDLEDQIIIEQPDGRFELSNLVENIIDNTIGIEVKYEYEVPVDQMNRFIGVELSHTFTDERGVEYTPRNSGSSATSTEGKHIYTIYNRFDRVEGLGRKITFKLTNYPKTIKAPFRIKIK
- a CDS encoding Asp23/Gls24 family envelope stress response protein — protein: MATDPMEIACDGGRIKISHDIVMTIARHIATEVKGIVSISGGIPGGIVDVFSKKTTTKKGVKIQNEESQIAINVALVIKYGVKIPDVVKEVQQKVKAAIEAMTEIKVSRVNVYIQDIEVE